The following proteins are co-located in the Schistocerca nitens isolate TAMUIC-IGC-003100 chromosome 2, iqSchNite1.1, whole genome shotgun sequence genome:
- the LOC126234387 gene encoding uncharacterized protein LOC126234387, with the protein MESTECGEMFAPLAPDTQHLETVRALHQTVVALRVALDKSRTELEALRLKVRSSAVYTDTIEKLSLENHILRQRILDVKNVPETVGNVLHPREEQSAVELATGHMESSTNKKLKESSELIVEGKDLQGKTGSSVEAVRENIEARVTTSSVPVKGAEATTQAAHNLQTISPAIKNANQITENTENSVADKGNRDAVKLDSDETKTQKGEQVQVIKSLSESSGDKSACSEQEQVSPQGGKNAGESDNESEEVDDIELIFTTEETKELGMLQEDLVSITEAENWQPGSVLVKFSEADHFDELPEEAQETDGEDRGSIEDAKDASKESNLTKVWTQSVLVETDISKCGVVDEIEQQGRVSRRNTLPNPLIHQPIVRDPLPGSRGHGTVLFSASPRSATVKFSPVVSKKSGSECKQSPVRPILSEKNAIKRESEAQTDITALPSHWKSESYLAHKVAHNFTTLPSKFTLPVQQLPNKYSLRLSEKTREARRTLLSDINFTSMVPELSRSADHLCQDEVEGGCTGVVGPALCRNYPHAHAYMKNVNGGHDGHTGSSLISPSYSHFRDYGKDAWSPSCDCSQSGPISYGSSQNRLGWDSVPGSTRYRGSLTSITHQSSYEYPESKRRYSWRPSPDSYHKAGVPQKPTWGSVPSSPTRCRWGHVTPFAPSYATPQSEADLYTPSYWSAKQPQARLSKARTRNRVTFFDAPLHHRGHPGQSLPDLRADVELESGDSTDSLIDEAEEYLRRSIDSMLTGTDWSRTVKRRQVRRVSEPDPIREFRPPKSAHPFLPKIPRDLKLDYFVKVITNEGRVMVGRVRYVGSVPTKDEPYVGVELPQDAGNSDGSFEGR; encoded by the exons ATGGAAAGCACAGAATGTGGGGAAATGTTTGCTCCATTGGCCCCTGACACACAGCACCTGGAGACAGTGAGGGCACTGCATCAGACAGTTGTTGCCTTACGTGTGGCCCTCGATAAGTCACgtacagaattggaagcactgcgACTTAAAGTGCGATCGAGTGCTGTTTACACAGACACAATTGAAAAACTCTCACTGGAAAACCACATTTTGCGGCAGCGAATTTTGGATGTAAAAAATGTTCCAGAAACCGTGGGTAATGTATTACACCCACGTGAGGAGCAGTCTGCAGTAGAGCTAGCTACTGGACACATGGAGTCTTCcacaaacaaaaaactgaaagaaagttCAGAATTGATTGTCGAAGGAAAGGATCTACAAGGTAAAACAGGAAGCTCCGTGGAAGCTGTGCGGGAAAATATAGAGGCAAGAGTAACTACTTCATCTGTGCCAGTTAAAGGTGCTGAAGCTACTACACAAGCTGCACATAATCTCCAAACTATTTCTCCAGCTATAAAAAATGCAAATCAAATTACAGAGAATACTGAGAATAGTGTTGCTGATAAAGGCAATAGAGATGCTGTTAAACTGGATTCAGATGAGACGAAGACACAGAAAGGTGAACAAGTGCAAGTCATCAAGTCACTGTCAGAGAGCAGTGGAGACAAATCAGCATGCAGTGAGCAGGAGCAGGTATCCCCACAGGGTGGCAAGAACGCCGGCGAGTCTGACAACGAGTCTGAAGAGGTGGATGACATCGAACTCATATTTACGACAGAGGAAACAAAAGAGTTGGGCATGCTGCAGGAAGACCTCGTATCAATAACTGAAGCAGAGAATTGGCAGCCGGGCAGTGTCTTGGTGAAATTTTCTGAGGCTGACCATTTTGATGAACTACCTGAAGAGGCACAAGAGACAGATGGTGAGGACAGGGGATCAATAGAAGATGCTAAAGATGCGTCAAAAGAATCTAACCTGACGAAAGTATGGACACAGTCTGTACTAGTGGAAACAGACATATCAAAGTGTGGAGTTGTTGATGAAATTGAGCAACAGGGACGTGTGTCCAGAAGAAACACTCTACCAAATCCCCTTATCCACCAGCCAATAGTGCGTGACCCACTGCCCGGTAGCCGAGGCCATGGCACAGTTTTGTTTTCTGCCAGTCCAAGGAGCGCCACTGTAAAATTTTCACCAGTGGTGAGTAAAAAAAGTGGTTCTGAATGCAAACAGTCTCCAGTGAGACCCATTCTTTCAGAAAAGAATGCCATAAAAAGAGAGTCTGAAGCACAAACTGATATCACTGCATTACCATCTCACTGGAAATCTGAAAGCTACTTAGCACATAAGGTGGCGCACAACTTTACAACCTTACCATCAAAATTCACACTCCCAGTGCAACAACTGCCAAACAAGTATTCCCTACGACTCTCTGAAAAAACTCGAGAGGCACGAAGAACATTATTGTCTGACATCAACTTCACAAGTATGGTACCAGAGCTTTCACGCAGTGCAGATCATCTTTGCCAGGATGAAGTTGAAGGAGGTTGCACTGGAGTGGTTGGTCCTGCTCTCTGTAGGAATTACCCTCATGCTCATGCATATATGAAGAATGTGAATGGAGGACATGATGGGCACACAGGATCTAGTCTGATATCTCCAAGCTATTCTCATTTTCGTGATTATGGGAAGGATGCTTGGTCTCCATCCTGTGACTGTTCACAGAGTGGCCCAATAAGCTATGGTAGTTCTCAAAACAGGCTTGGATGGGACAGTGTACCAGGGAGTACTCGTTATCGTGGGTCACTGACATCCATAACCCATCAGTCATCATACGAATATCCTGAATCCAAAAGGAGGTACTCGTGGAGACCTTCTCCAGATTCCTATCACAAAGCAGGTGTGCCGCAGAAGCCGACGTGGGGTTCTGTTCCCTCATCACCAACACGTTGCCGGTGGGGTCACGTTACTCCATTTGCACCTTCCTATGCTACTCCACAGTCTGAAGCAGACTTGTATACTCCATCATATTGGTCTGCAAAACAGCCCCAAGCAAGATTGTCAAAAGCAAGAACGAGAAACAGAGTTACTTTCTTTG ATGCTCCATTGCACCATCGAGGACACCCTGGCCAGTCACTGCCTGATCTACGGGCAGACGTGGAACTGGAGAGTGGGGACTCGACAGATTCTCTTATTGATGAAGCAGAAGAATATTTGAGGCGATCAATTGACTCAATGTTGACGGGTacagactggagtagaactgtaaAGCGCAGGCAGGTCCGACGTGTATCAGAGCCCGATCCAATAAGAG